The Bosea sp. 685 DNA window TACGGGCGCGACCACGATCAGCGCCGGCACGCTCGTCGCCAACGGCTCGGTCGCCTCGGCTGTGACGATCAATGCCGGCGGCGTGCTCGGCGGCTCAGGCTCGGTTGGCGCGCTGACGGTCAACGGCATTCTCTCGCCCGGCAATTCGCCAGGCACCATCACGGTCAACGGAAACCTCAGCTTCGGCGCAACTGGCATCTATGTGGCGGAGGTGCAGGGTTCGGTTTCCGACCGGGTCAACGTTACCGGCACCGCCTCGCTCGCCGGAACGGTTCGGCTTGTGCCGCTCGGCGGGGTTTATGCGTTCAACTCGCCCTATACGCTGCTTTCGGCGGCGGGTGGGCGCAGCGGCAGTTTCGGCACCGTCGACACGACCGGGTCGTTTGGCGTCGGCGTGACGCCGACAGTCTCCTATACCGCCACCGACGTCTTGCTGACGCTGTCTCCCGCCCCCTTGTCGCCGGCGGTCGCAGTAACGACGCTCGGCTTTTCCCGGCCCAGCAACCCCGCCAGCGTCGCCCGCGGCATCGATCGCGCGGTTGCGGCCGGCGCCGACGCGAACCCGTTCTTCAACCTCTACAACCAGACGGCGGCGGCACTGCCGGGAGCGGTCAATTCTCTGTCCGGCGAGGTGCATACCGCCGCCAATGCGCTGGGCGTCGAGATCAGCGACCAGTTCCTGCGCAGCATGCTCGACCCCTTCGCGCCTGGGCGCCGCGCCGGCGTGGCCGACAAGCCCGGCAGCGCCAATGCGAGCCCCTATGCTGTCTGGGGCTCGGTGCTGGGCCGCCGGAGCCGTACCAATGGCGACCCATCCGGGACCGGCTCGGCGACGCGGGACACCGAGAGCGCCAGCTTCGCCACCGGCGCGGATTATCGGCTGACGCGCGACAGCATCATCGGCTTCGCGCTGGCCGGTGGAGGCGCCAACGCATCGCTCGCCAACGGCCTCGGCAGCGCCGATGTCGGTGTCTTCGAGGCCGGCATCTATGGCATGACACGCTTCGGCGATCTGCAACTTGGCGCCTCCGGCGCCTATACCTTCCTCGACATAGACACCAAGCGGACCGCGCCGGTGCTGCGGCCGGGCACGATCACGGCCTCGTATCACGCCAACGGTTTCAGCGGGCGGCTGGAAGCGAGCTACCGTGTCGCCACGCTGGCCGGCGTCGCGATCTCGCCCTTCGCCGCGCTCCAGGCGCAAACCTTCCAGACGCCCGCCTTCGTCGAGGATGGCGGCTCGGCCGGTCCGCTTGGCACCTTGACCAGCTATCGAAAGAGCAACCTGACGACACGCAGCGAGCTGGGCCTGAAGCTGGAGGCCAATACCATGCTCGCCGGCTATCAGACGACCGGCTTCCTGCGGGCCTCCTGGTCGCAGTCCTTCAACCGCGAAATGGCCTTCGCCGCCAGTCTCAACGGCCTCGCCGGCTCCCGTTTCGTCATTGACGGCGCGAAGGCCGATCGCAGCGCCCTAAGGCTCGCCACCGGCTTCGACATCAAGCTTCGCGACGACATCTCGCTCGGCGGGCGCATCGACAGCGAACTGGCTCAGAACAGTGTGCAATATGCCGGGAGTATCAGGTTGAGGATGGAATTCTGAGCTCCCCAAACAGCCTCGTCCAAGCGGCGCACGCCCGCCAACTCTTAACTCCAGCCCTCCGTCCGACGGCTGAGGAACGTGATCGTGAAAGCCAGGTTGGGGTATGCGGCCAAGTCGGCCGTTCCTGTCAAAGCAGGCCTGCGACACATAGCTGGGCTACGGCTTGAGTGCGGTTCCGAACGCCGAGCTTGTTCCGGACGTTATCGACATGAAACCGGACGGTGTCGGATGAGATCCCCAGAATAGTGCCGATCCTGTCATCGGTCTGGCCATCTGCAACCCATTTGAGACATTCGAGTTCGCGCACCGTCAAAGCTCCCTGAAGATCAGGCGCCGGAATGAGGTTGCGCAGTGCACGGCAACGCTCATGCGTCACGACGGCAAGCGTATAAAGACGCATTCTCGCGGCGTAGGTCAGATCGAGTTTCGTCTCCCTGCTCGCCATGGTCAGCATTGCAACGTAGCCGCTCGGGCCATGGATCGGCACCACGAACGCGTCTGTCCATCCCCACTCCGATATCGCGGCCCAGATCTCATTTTCCGCGGGACTAAAGGTGCCGCTGCTTTTGAGTTCGTGCCAGGTGAAGGGCATGTGCCTTCGCCGCGCTTCGCGGACGATCGGGCCGCTCGCGAGGAATTGCCGTTCGTTGCTGAGGGTTTTTTCCCACTCCGCCGGCCAATTCAGGAAGAGCGCATGCACTTGAATCTTGGCGCGTGGAAAGAAGGCGCGGCCGGTGGCTATGGCAAACCCCTCGGCGGCGATTGCTGCGCCGAAAGCGCGCTGAACATCGGCCAGGGTTGAGCAAGTCAGTAGCGTTTCAGTAAACGGCTCGATCATGACCTGACACGTTACATGGAGATCGAAGTGAGCGAGTCCGACGGCGGATCGGAAGCAGCCATGCTCCGCGCCGGCATCCGGCAGCCTCGCGATCGAACGAAAATTACGCAATGAACGTAGCGTGTTATTCAGGAAGCTGTGGCTTCAAGGCTGATCAAATGCTCCTGGAATGACCACGAAGATGCCGATGCGCAGGTGGATGTGACGGGTTGGATTATCTGCCGAAATCGGGATGGGCCTGGTTTCATGGCGCAGATGGTTGACCCTCTTCGACATTCTGTCCAATATTGAAACAGCCTCACTTCATAACCGTGGGTTATCTTGGATCTTCGCCAGATTGAACTGTTGAGCGCTATCCTCGAGACGGGTTCATTCTCGAAAGCCGGCGAGAGTCTGCGGATCTCACAACCGGCCGTATCGAAAGCCGTATTTCAGCTCGAGCGTGAACTCGGCCTGAAGCTTTTCGAGCGACGGCCCGGACGATCGGCACCCACACCTGAAGCGCAGATGCTTTACCAGGCCTCGCGGCAGGTCACCGTAGGGCTCAGTGAACTGCGCCGTTTTGCAGTTGATCTCAAACAAAACCGCGGCGGCCACGTTTCAGTTGCGGCCTTTCCCGCTGTCTCCGTCTTTGTGCTGCCCAGTATCTTGGCGAAATTCCAGATGGCGCGGGACAATGCCCGGGTGAGTTTTGCAACAATGCATTCACGCGAAGTCTATGACGCTGTCGCCACGGGCCGTGCTGATATCGGTCTCACCGTCATGGATGTTGACGACAACCGGGTTGAAAAAATCGAACGGTTTGCGATTCCTCAACTCTGTATTCTTCCGATCGGCCACCGGCTGGCCAAGCATGCGGCCATCAAAGCTGCGGATTTGGCGGGTGAGCCGCTTATCTCGCTCAGCCAGGATTTTACTGCGCGAAGTCAGTTCGAAGCGGCAATTCAGGTGGACAAGCCGAGACTGCAGGTGGTTGCCGAGACCAACCATTCGAACGGTGTTTGCGCCATGGTTGCCGCTGGCGCCGGCTGCGCGATGATCGATGCGATCAGCGCGCAAGGCTGGATTGGACGCGTGGAAATACGCCCCCTGTATCCACCTATCCAGACTCAAGAGTTCCTTATCCAGCCCAAGGATCGGCCGATCTCGCAATTGGCATCCCTGCTCGCGGTCGAAATCACGTCGTCCTTCCGTGCTTTTCTGACGGCCTCGATGCAGCACTCCCCATCGTAAACCTGGGATCACGGCGCTCTACACATGGAGAGCGAAGTATCGCGGCGTGATCGTGCCGGAGAAGGCCCGTCTCGACATCGCCATGCAGATAGCAGTCGATACTCCCGGAATCGGGAGTATCGACTCTGCCAGCGATGAGGCAATGTTTGTTACACAGATTCCATTTGCAGAAACGTGACCGCAGACGCGTCATCCTTCGGAATTTCGAGAATATGAAAGCAGTAAATTACGATATTTTCTGTTTTGTCATAATTATAAATCATAATACATTTTATGATGCTGAATTCATCTTGAGTATATTGCGGTTATTATAGGTTATTTCTACGTGTGATCTCACTTAAGCGTTGCGTCGGCGCGGAATACGTATGCCATGCCGCTATGGTTGTTACCCAAGGGATCGCCTTTGAAAACGGCGTAAGGCCGCCGCGGACCGATCCCTCTGCCCTGTCCCCCTCTTGAGGATGCAGGTCTTGTTGTGATGTTCCCGCCAAGAGCAACAGCCGAAACATCCCCGATTAAAATGCCAAGATACGCCTGATCTCGAAATTTAAATGAAAGGAACCGAGATGAACAAGCTTATATTCGCAGCACTCGCTGCAGCCGCGTTATCAGGCCCAGCCGTCGCCGCGGATTTGGTATCTCACAATACCAAGGCTCCAGCTGCAGTTCCGATTATGATCTATAATTGGACCGGCTTTTACATTGGCGCGCATGCCGGTGCGGCCTTCCCGACAGGCGGATCGATCACGGAAACGGCGC harbors:
- a CDS encoding LuxR family transcriptional regulator, with the translated sequence MIEPFTETLLTCSTLADVQRAFGAAIAAEGFAIATGRAFFPRAKIQVHALFLNWPAEWEKTLSNERQFLASGPIVREARRRHMPFTWHELKSSGTFSPAENEIWAAISEWGWTDAFVVPIHGPSGYVAMLTMASRETKLDLTYAARMRLYTLAVVTHERCRALRNLIPAPDLQGALTVRELECLKWVADGQTDDRIGTILGISSDTVRFHVDNVRNKLGVRNRTQAVAQLCVAGLL
- a CDS encoding LysR family transcriptional regulator, producing MDLRQIELLSAILETGSFSKAGESLRISQPAVSKAVFQLERELGLKLFERRPGRSAPTPEAQMLYQASRQVTVGLSELRRFAVDLKQNRGGHVSVAAFPAVSVFVLPSILAKFQMARDNARVSFATMHSREVYDAVATGRADIGLTVMDVDDNRVEKIERFAIPQLCILPIGHRLAKHAAIKAADLAGEPLISLSQDFTARSQFEAAIQVDKPRLQVVAETNHSNGVCAMVAAGAGCAMIDAISAQGWIGRVEIRPLYPPIQTQEFLIQPKDRPISQLASLLAVEITSSFRAFLTASMQHSPS